The genomic segment AAACGCATCGGTAAAAATGAGGCGCTGGTTGGGAACAACGTCAAGAAACACCCCGAGATTTTCATAGACCTCGCCGGTCGGCGCATGCATCGTGGTGTTGAAGGCCCCGCCAGGTCGCATATCGATCACGGCCCGCGATGTCTGATACGGCAAAGGCGCCCACCACTGGATCAACATTTCAGGGTCCGCCCAGGCCTGAAACACCTTTTCCGGCGGTGCATTGATGATTCGGCTCAGTGACAATTCATGCTCTGCGATCTTCTGCATCCGCTGTCCCTCCCCTAAGACAGCGAATACCATATCGCATTTTAGCAATAACTATAACTCACCATTTTTAGGTAGCGCTCAACGTCCGGCGAACCGCATTTTTCCAGCCCTTGATCTTACGCTCGCGGGTCTCATTATCCATTTTAGGCTCGAAACGTTGGTCGCGCGACCAGGCGTCGGAAAACGCCTTCATGTCAGGCCAGACACCGGCCTTGCTACCCGCAAGCCAGGCGGCACCGAGTGCGGTCGTTTCGAGGATAACCGGGCGGTCTACGGGCGCGTCGATGAGGTCGGAGAGGCGCTGCATCGTCCAGTCGGAGGCGACCATGCCGCCATCCACCCGCAGAACCGTGTCGCCATTGGCATTTTTCCAGTCCTTGTGCATGGCGTCAAGCAGATCGCCAGTCTGGTAGCAGACAGCCTCGAGTGCCGCGCGGGCAAACTCTGCCGGACCCGTGCCACGCGTGAGCCCGAACATCGCGCCGCGTGCATCGGCATCCCACCAGGGCGCGCCGAGGCCAACGAAGGCTGGCACCAGATAGACGTCCTGAGATGGATCGGCCTTTTCGGCCAAAGCGCCGGTTTCCGAGGCAGAGCCGATCACCTTCAAGCCATCCCGCAGCCATTGTACCGCAGCGCCCGCCACGAAGATGGAGCCTTCCAACGCGTATGTGGTCTTACCATCCAGCCGGTAGGCAATGGTCGTCAACAGTCGGTTTTTGGAACGAACCATGTCTTCGCCGGTGTTGAGCAGCGCAAAGCAGCCCGTGCCATAAGTGGATTTCAGCATGCCGGGTTCAAAACAGGCCTGTCCGATGACGGCAGCGTGCTGATCGCCCGCCACGCCGAGAATGGGGATCGGCGCGCCGAACAGTTCTTCATCCGTCACGCCGAATTCGGCAGCACAATCCAGCACCTCCGGCAGAACCGAAGGCGGCACATCGAGAATGTCGAGAAGCTGCTTGTCCCAGACATTCTTTTCGATGTTGAACATCAGCGTGCGCGAGGCATTGGTGGCATCGGTCACGAAAGACTTGCCGCCGGTCAGCCGCCAGATGAGGAACGTATCGACAGTGCCGAAGCAAAGCTCACCCTTTTCGGCCCGCTTACGCGCGCCCTTGATCTTCGAGAGCAGCCAGGACAGTTTGGTGCCGGAAAAATAAGGGTCGAGCAGCAGGCCGGTTTTCTTGACGAAGGCCTTTTCGTGTCCATCCTTCTTCAGCTTTTCGCACAGCTTGGCGGTGCGCCGGTCCTGCCAGACGATGGCGTTGTGCAGCGGCTTGCCGGTATCTCGCTCCCACAGCAGCGTGGTTTCGCGCTGGTTGGTAATGCCGATGGCGGCGATATCCGAGGCTTTCAGCTTGGCTTTTTCGAGTGCCTGTTTGATGGACCAGACGACGCTTTCCCATATCTCTTCCGGGTCATGCTCCACCCAGCCGGAATTGGGAAAAATCTGGCGGAATTCTTTCTGCCCCGTGCCTGCCACCTGCATCGAACCATCGAAAACGATGGCCCTTGTCGATGTCGTACCTTGGTCGATGGCGAGGATATATCCGCCCATGCATGCCTCCCGAAACTATGTCTGCGGCAAAACAATATGCGCGGCGGGGAAAGTCAAGCCACCGCCGCATGCATCCTCATGTCAAATACGATTGCCAGTTCCCCCGGTTTAAGCATAACCTGATGTAAAGCGTTGCAACGTTGGGGAAAAAAGGGGAACGCATGCACAGGACTGTAATCGTAACCGGCTCTACCAGCGGCATTGGCCTTGGAATAGCGCAAGCCTTCGCCAATGATGGCTGCAACGTCATGCTCAACGGTTTCGGCGATGAGCACGAAATCGAAGATACGCGCCTGTTGATGGAAGCGGAAAGCGGAACCCGCGTGCTCTACCACCCCGCCGACATGACAAAGCCTGACGAAATTGCCGACCTGATCAAGACCACCCACGAGAAAATGGGTGCAGTGGATATTTTGGTCAACAATGCGGGTGTGCAGCATGTGGCCCCAGTGGAGGAGTTTCCGCCGGAAAAATGGGATCAGATCATCGCCATCAATCTGACCAGTTCTTTCCACACCATGCGTGCTACGATTCCGCTGATGAAGGCCGCTGGCAAAGGCCGCATCATCAACATCGCCTCGGCCCACGGTCTCGTCGCCTCACCGTTTAAATCTGCCTATGTCGCGGCAAAACATGGTATCATCGGCCTGACGAAATCCGCAGCACTTGAGCTTGCCGAAACCGGAATTACCGTCAATGCCATCTGCCCCGGCTATGTGCTGACATCACTGGTGGAAAAGCAGATACCCGATACGGCAAAGTCACGCGGCATCAGCGAGAACGAGGTTAAGAACGATGTTCTACTGCGGCTGCAAGCGACGAAGGAATTCGTGAAGGTCGAGGATATCGCGGCGACCGCGGTCTTCCTGGCCAGCGACGCGGCCAAGCAGATCACCGGCACGCATATCTCCATCGATGGCGGCTGGACCGCCCAATAACGACAAGCATACGAAGGCAAGGCATGAAAGACGCAATCAGCTTCATCCTCAACAACGAGACCGTTTCTCTTCGGGATTTCGGCCCGACAGAAACGCTGCTCGATTATCTGAGGCTGCAAAAACGACTGACCGGCACCAAGGAAGGCTGTGCAGAGGGTGACTGCGGCGCCTGCACCGTGCTGGTCGGGCGGCTGATGGACGGCTCACTGCGTTACGAAACCGTCAATGCCTGCATTCGCTTCATCGGCTCGCTGCATGGCAGCCACATCGTCACCATCGAGCATCTGGCCAGCAAGGACGGCGTTCTGCATCCGGTGCAACAGGCCATGGTGGATTATCATGGCTCGCAATGCGGCTTCTGCACCCCGGGCTTCGTCATGTCGCTTTATGGCCTATGGCTGACGAGCGACAAGCCATCGCGTGCAGACATCGAAAAGGCCTTGCAGGGCAATCTCTGTCGCTGCACCGGCTACGAGCCCATCATTCGCGCCGCCGAAAGCGTTACGGCTGCCAAGCCCAGCACCCTGTTCGACCCGATAGAGCGAGACCGCGCCAGCATCATGTCCCGCCTCTGGGCCATTCAGTTGAATGAGACGATCAACGTCAGCAAAGATGACTGTCGCACCATCATCCCCTCGAACCTCAACGAGTTCGCAGCCGCCTACGCCGCCGAGCCCAAGGCGACCATCGTTGCTGGCTCTACCGATGTCGGCCTGTGGGTAACGAAGCAGATGCGGGCGCTGAACCCTGTGATCTTCATCAATCACTTGAGCGAGCTGCAATCGATATCAGTCGAAGACGGCGGCATTTCCATTGGCGCTGGCGTGACTTACGCCCACGCCTTCACCGTTCTCGCAAAGCACATTCCACCCTTCGCCCGCCTGATTGACCGCATCGGCGGCCAGCAGGTGCGCAATATGGGCACAATCGGCGGCAACATCGCCAACGGCTCGCCTATCGGCGACACCCCACCGGCGCTGATCGCGCTGGATGCGACGCTCACCTTGCGCTCTGCGTCCGGCAGCCGGACCATGCCGCTCGAAAAATACTTCATCGATTACGGCAAGCAAGACCGCTTCGCGGGCGAATTCGTGGAGAAGATTTTCGTACCGATCCCGGCGGCTGATGTGCATTACGCCATCTATAAGATTTCCAAACGTCGCGATGAAGATATTTCCGCGCTCTGCGCCGCCTATCATCTGAAGCTGGATGAAGCAGGTATGGTCAAAGACATCCGCATCGCCTTTGGCGGCATGGCGGCAACGCCCAAGCGTGCCGCGAAGTTGGAAGGCGCGCTTATGGGTCAGCCATGGACTATGGAAACTATCGAAGCGGCGCGCGATGCCATCGATGATGATTTCCAGCCTTTGACGGACTGGCGCGCTACTGCCGAATACCGGATGCTGACGGCGAAGAACCTGCTGACGCGGTTCTTTTTGGAGACATCCGGCGAGCGGCAGGAATTGCAGCGCTTCGAATTGGCGGAGGCCTGAGCCATGGACACAAACACCTTCGAGCGCACCAAAACCGCTGTCGATGGCAAGATGCACAACTCTCTGCGGCATGATTCAGCGCACAAGCATGTCACCGGAAGTGCCGAATATATCGATGATATTCCCGAACCGGCGGGCATGATCCACGGTGCTATCGGCATGGCGGACCGGGCGCACGCCGAAATCGTGTCGATGGACCTCTCAGAAGTCGAAGCCACGCCCGGTGTTCTCTGGGTCATGACCGGCAAGGATGTGACCGGCGAAAAT from the Agrobacterium vaccinii genome contains:
- the glpK gene encoding glycerol kinase GlpK — translated: MGGYILAIDQGTTSTRAIVFDGSMQVAGTGQKEFRQIFPNSGWVEHDPEEIWESVVWSIKQALEKAKLKASDIAAIGITNQRETTLLWERDTGKPLHNAIVWQDRRTAKLCEKLKKDGHEKAFVKKTGLLLDPYFSGTKLSWLLSKIKGARKRAEKGELCFGTVDTFLIWRLTGGKSFVTDATNASRTLMFNIEKNVWDKQLLDILDVPPSVLPEVLDCAAEFGVTDEELFGAPIPILGVAGDQHAAVIGQACFEPGMLKSTYGTGCFALLNTGEDMVRSKNRLLTTIAYRLDGKTTYALEGSIFVAGAAVQWLRDGLKVIGSASETGALAEKADPSQDVYLVPAFVGLGAPWWDADARGAMFGLTRGTGPAEFARAALEAVCYQTGDLLDAMHKDWKNANGDTVLRVDGGMVASDWTMQRLSDLIDAPVDRPVILETTALGAAWLAGSKAGVWPDMKAFSDAWSRDQRFEPKMDNETRERKIKGWKNAVRRTLSAT
- a CDS encoding 3-hydroxybutyrate dehydrogenase, yielding MHRTVIVTGSTSGIGLGIAQAFANDGCNVMLNGFGDEHEIEDTRLLMEAESGTRVLYHPADMTKPDEIADLIKTTHEKMGAVDILVNNAGVQHVAPVEEFPPEKWDQIIAINLTSSFHTMRATIPLMKAAGKGRIINIASAHGLVASPFKSAYVAAKHGIIGLTKSAALELAETGITVNAICPGYVLTSLVEKQIPDTAKSRGISENEVKNDVLLRLQATKEFVKVEDIAATAVFLASDAAKQITGTHISIDGGWTAQ
- the xdhA gene encoding xanthine dehydrogenase small subunit — its product is MKDAISFILNNETVSLRDFGPTETLLDYLRLQKRLTGTKEGCAEGDCGACTVLVGRLMDGSLRYETVNACIRFIGSLHGSHIVTIEHLASKDGVLHPVQQAMVDYHGSQCGFCTPGFVMSLYGLWLTSDKPSRADIEKALQGNLCRCTGYEPIIRAAESVTAAKPSTLFDPIERDRASIMSRLWAIQLNETINVSKDDCRTIIPSNLNEFAAAYAAEPKATIVAGSTDVGLWVTKQMRALNPVIFINHLSELQSISVEDGGISIGAGVTYAHAFTVLAKHIPPFARLIDRIGGQQVRNMGTIGGNIANGSPIGDTPPALIALDATLTLRSASGSRTMPLEKYFIDYGKQDRFAGEFVEKIFVPIPAADVHYAIYKISKRRDEDISALCAAYHLKLDEAGMVKDIRIAFGGMAATPKRAAKLEGALMGQPWTMETIEAARDAIDDDFQPLTDWRATAEYRMLTAKNLLTRFFLETSGERQELQRFELAEA
- a CDS encoding SRPBCC family protein, which produces MQKIAEHELSLSRIINAPPEKVFQAWADPEMLIQWWAPLPYQTSRAVIDMRPGGAFNTTMHAPTGEVYENLGVFLDVVPNQRLIFTDAFREGWVPGDRPFMTGYVTFEDAGNGATKYIARALHWTAEDKKTHEDMGFEEGWNAAAEQMEALLQRH